Below is a window of Paramagnetospirillum magneticum AMB-1 DNA.
GCCTCCATCAGATCGAGGAAGCGCATCTTCAGCGCCACCACCAGCTTGGACAGATCCGAGCCGGGACGCAGGCGGGCGGTCAGCAGGGTGTGCAGCTCGCGCCGTCCCGCCGCCGAGATGGTCAGCATGGAATCGTCTTCCATGCCCTGGCCCTCGACGGCCTCCACCAGCCCTTCGTAGCGCAGCAACTCGATGGAGATGCCCATCAGTTCCAGGCTGGGACCCATGATCCGGCTGGTGAAGTGACGCACCGACCCGGCCAGCTCACTGTAGCGCATGGGCCGGGACGCGATGGTTCCCAGCGCGCAGAGCCGCACGGCTTCCTTGGGGGTCAATGTGTTGTCAGCGAACATGGCACGTCCAGACTGGCAAAAGGGTCTCGCCAAATATAGGGGGTAATCGCCCTTTCGTCCACAAATACCACGGGAGGGCTTGCAAATGCTTGTCATTTGGCCGAGCTTGTCGCCATGACGGCAGGGACGAGCGAGAACGCGGAAATCTGGGTGCTGGCCGATGATCGGGCCGGCAACGTCGCCCAATGCCTGGGGGTTGCCGAGGCCTTGGGAGTGCCGTTCGTGGTCAAGACGCTGCGCTATGACCGACTGGCCCGCCCGCCCAATCTGTTGCGCGGCGCCGGGCTGACCGGGGTGACGGCCGAGAGCCGGGCGGTCCTGGCCGCGCCCTGGCCGCGCCTGGTGATCGCCGCCGGGCGGCGCACCGCCCCCGTCGCCCGCTGGATCAGGCGGCAATGCGGGGCGAAGCTGGTGCAGATCATGGACCCGGGCTTTCCCGGGCGCGGCGATTTCGATCTGATCGTCTCTCCCGCCCATGACCGCCCCGGCGCCGGCGGCAATGTGCTGGAGGTGTTGGGAGCGCCCCACCGGGTGACGCCCGAACGCCTCGCCGCCGAGGCGGAGAAATGGAATCCGGCCTTCAGTGCGCTGCCGCGCCCCTGGGTGGCGGTGATCGTCGGCGGCGCCACCAAGAACCGGCCGTTCCCGGTAGAGATGGCCGAGACCCTGGGGCGCAATGTCGCCCGGCTGGCCGGCGGCATGGGCGGCTCGGTGCTGCTGACCACCAGCCGCCGCACCGGAGCGGCGCAGGAGGCGGCTCTGGCCCGGGGCCTTCCCGAGCCCCGCTGGCTGCACCTGTTCTCCCAGGGTGGCGACAATCCCTATTTCGGCTTTCTGGCCCTGGCCGACGCGGTCGTCGTCACCGGCGATTCGGTGTCCATGTGCTGCGAGGCCTGCGCGTCGGCAGCTCCGGTGTTCATCTGGGCGCCGGAGGGCTGGGCGGCCCCCAAGCACGCCCGCCTGCACGCCCAGCTCTATCAGGCCGGTCTGGCACGGCCGCTGGAGGGAGCGGCCTCGCTGGAGGGATGGGAGCGTCCGCGCCTCAACGCCGCCGAGGAGGTAGCCCGGGCGATCCGCGAGCGCCTGCTGCCATGAGGCGGCTGGTGCCCGGTGTCGTGCTCTTGCTGCTGGCGGCGCCCGCCGCCGCCGAGACTCGGCAGCTTCACGGCATCAAGGGCGACCAGGACCAGCGGGTCCGCATGGTGGCGCAGGAATTTCCCTGGAGCGCCATGGGGCGGCTCAATTTCTTCAGCGGTCATTGCAGCGCCAGCCTGATCGGGCCGCGCCTGATCGCCACCGCCGCCCACTGCCTGTGGAACCGGCGGACCCAGAAGCCTTTTCCCGCCTCGTCGTTCACCTTCGTGGCCGGCTGGGACCGGGGGGAGTATCTGCGCGCCTCCAAGGTCACCGCCATCCACGCGGCCCCCAAATGGGTACTCGACGGCGAGTCCCGCGGGCTGAACAGCCGGGCCGACGACTGGGCGCTGATGGAGCTGGAGGAGCCGCTGGGCGACGAGATCGGCTGGATCGCCCTTGGCGCGCCGCAGGCCGGCATGCGGGTGGCGGTGGCCGGCTATGGCCGCGACAAGGCCCAGGTGCCCCTGGCCCATGTGGGCTGTCGCCTGACCCGTCAGGCTCTGCCCGGAGTGTTCATTCACGATTGCGACGCGGTGCAGGGCGAGTCCGGAGGTCCGGTCCTGGGCTGGAGCGAGGGGGAATTGCGTCTGGTGGCCATCAACGTGGCGGTCATTCCCTCTCAGGGGGAGGCCGGGGTGGCTGCCGCCGTCGATGCCCTGCGCCCGCTGGCCCTCCGTCTGGGGGCGGCCACATCCACCAGGGCAGGGCCGGTGTCAAAGCCTGCCGGAATGGATCTGAGTCAGTCCCTCAGGTAGAGCGCTCGCCGGTGGGCGTCCAGGCTGTCGGGGGCGAAGCAGCAGAACACCACCTCGTCCAAGAGATCGCATCCGCTCAGGAATGACCGCACCGCCGCGATGGCGATGCGAGCGGCCTCGTCCTTGGGGTAGGCGTAGATTCCGGTGGAGATGGCCGGGAAGGCGATGGTGCGTGCCCCGGCCTCCACCGCCAGTTCCAGCGAGCGGCGATAACACGAGCGCAGCAAGTCGGCCTCGCCCTGCTCACCGCCTTTCCACACCGGCCCCACCGCATGAATCACCCAGCGGGCGGGCAGGCGGAAACCGGGGGTGATCCGAGCATCGCCGGTGGCGCAGCCGCACAAGGCCCGGCAGGCCTCCAGCAATTGCGGCCCGGCGGCCCGATGGATGGCCCCGTCTACGCCGCCGCCGCCCAGCAGCGACGAATTGGCGGCGTTGACGATGGCATCCACGGCAAGGCGGGTGATGTCGGCTTCGACCACCCTCGTCCTGGATTGGTCCATCAGCGGAACTCCGGCTGCTCCAGCCCGTACTGGCACAATTCGATGATGGCGCCGTCGGGATCGCGAATATAGCACATGCCCTTACCGCCCCGGATGATGTGGTCGGGAACCTGGGTGGCGGTGACGGTCTGGCCGAACTGGCGGTGCAAGGTCTCGAGGCAGGTGCCGAGGTCGTCGACCCGCAATGCCAGATGGCGCAGGCCCGGGGTGGAGGGCAGGGGGGCCTCGGCCGGCTGCCGGGTCTTGAACTGCAGCAGCTCGATGCGGCAGGTGCCGTCGGGGGCGGCCAGAATGACGCAGCGCGCCCGGGCGTTCTCCAGGCCGGTGACCTGTTCGAACCACTCGCCCGACAGCGGGCGGTCCATGACGATGCCCAGGCCGAACAGGGCCGAATAGAAGCGGATCGAGCGCTCCATATCGGTGACCACCACATTGACGTGGTCGTGACCAAGCAGGGCCATCAGTCGGTCAGCTGCAGCACGAATTCGGTGAGGAAGGGGGCGTTGCGCCGACGCTCGGAATCGGTGCGGCCGAAATTGGCCAGCAGCCGGCGCATCCAGGTGCCGTCCAGGCGCTCGAACTCGAAATGGGCCTTCATGGCCAGATGTTCGCCCACGTAATCGGGCAGCTTGGCGGTCCATTTCATCAGGCCGTCGCGGAAGGCGCCCTCGCGGGCCTGATCCATGCGGCCCGAGGGCGCGAATTCCTGGGTATAAAGCTGGTTCAGCTCGCGCCAGCACTTGGCCATGACGTCGGCCTCGAAGCGGATCAGATCCTGCAACAGGATTAGGTTGTCTTCGTTGGGGGGCTCGTAATTGCCGCGGGTGGCGTCCTCGCGCAGCATGGGCCAGGGATTGTCCTCGGGCTTCTGCGGCGGGGCCTTCTTGCCCTTGGGCGCCTTGGCGGTGCGGAACGAGGCCCAGCGGGCATCCCAGTTGTGGAGGATGGGGTTGTTGACTTCGCTGCCCTGCATAATCTCGATCAGCTTCTCGCCGCCGACCTCGGCCCAGTTATAGCTGTGGGCCAGGGTCTGCATGTGCCGGGTCTGGCGCATCTGCGGCAGGATGAACTTGGTCAGCACCTCGCGGTAGGCCAGACCGAATTCGGGGGCCAGCAGGAACGGCAGGCGGATGCCCCGCGACGGCTGCGTGATGCGGAAGATGCTGAGAATCTTCTCGGTATAGGCGCAGATGGTGTCGTCGAACAGGGTCGGGAAGTCGGTGAAGGGTTTGTCCGGCTCGTTGGCGCCGCTGCTGGGGGCGCCCGGCAGCGGGGCCTGGAACTTGGGCATCATCTTGCCCATGCGGTCGCCAGGGGCTCCCAATTGGGCGGCGAACAGGGGCGGCGGCTCGCGCACCGGGGCCTGGGCGCGGACGGTGCGGCTGGGGGCGGCGACGGCGCCGCGGGCCAGCAGCGCCTGAAATCCGGCCTGGGCGCTTTCCGCCTCGGACATCTGGGGCGGCCCCAGCAATTGCATGGCGATATCGGTCAGGACGCGCAGGTCTTCCTCGCGGCCGTCACCGGGCGGCAACAGGGACTGGAAGTTGCGCTCGCGGGCTTCCTTGAGCTTGGGCAGGCCGTAGCGCTCGATGGATTTGGTGAGGATCACCGAGAAGACGACGCCGAGCTGCTTCTCGTTGGCCCACTTGCGCGACTCGGGGTCCTTGAGGGTCATGCGGCGCAGCATGAGGATATGCGGAATTTCCAGGTGACGGGTGGCCGCAATAAGGCTGGCAACCTTCGTCTCGAAGGTCTTCGCCCCCTCTCGCGGATCGGAACCCGTCATGCGCGCAGTACCGGCCTAGGCGGCCGCCCCTTCCCAGAGATCGTAACCAGGACCACCCCCCCAGGTGATCTTCCATCGCCCCCGACCCCATGGGGATAGCTCATGATCGGCCACAGGCGCAAGCCCGTTCCGTCACCACGTGACCGATTGTGACGAAGCCGCAACGGGGGCTAGGGGGTAGACCTTACGGACTAGTCCGGATGATCTCGCCCTGGCGGGTGCAGTCCGGCAGGCAAAGGTCGAGAAAAGCACCGGCCACATCGTCCGGTTGTGCCAGCTTGGCCGGGTCCTCGCCGGGGAAGGCGATGGAGCGCAGCCGCGTCGCCACCACGCCGGGGTCCAGCAGGTTGGCCTTGACCGAGGTGACGTTGGCGATCTCGGCGGCCCAGGTGCGGACCATGGTCTCCAGCGCCGCCTTGGAGGCGGCATAGGCGCCCCAGAACGGTTCGGCATGGCGCGCCGCGTCGGCGGTGGTGAACACCGCACGCCCGGCGGGCGCCATGCGCAGCAGGGGATCGCAGGCGCGGATCAGCCGCCAGTTGGCGGTGACGTTGACGGCGAAGGCCTCTTCCCAATCATCGGGGGCATGCTGGGCCACCGGGGTCAGCCCGCCGCCGATGGCGCCGGCATTGCCCACCAGAATGTCCAGCCGCGCCCAGCGCTGGAAGATGGCGGCGGCCACCTGCTCGATCAGGCCGGGCTTGCACAGGTCTTCCGGCACCAGGACCAGCGGCTTGCCGCCGGCCTTGCGGATCTGGTCGTCCAGTTCCTCCAGCGCCCCCTGGGTGCGGGCGATGGCGACGATTTCTGCCCCCTCGGCGGCGAGGCGGCGGGCCACGGCGGCTCCGATGCCGCGCGAGGCGCCGGTGACCAGGGCCACGCGGCCCTCAAGGCGTCCCGACATCAGTGGCTGTCCTCGGTCAGCAGGGAAAGCTGCTTGGTGTTATCGGTGCCGGCGCTGATGTAGTCGGTGGGCTCCACCGGATAGTCGCCGGTGAAGCAGGCGTCGCAGAACTGCGGCTCGGCCGCGTTGCGGCCGGGCTCGCCCACGGCGCGGTACAGGCCGTCGATGGAGATGAAGGCCAGGGAATCCACGCCGATCAGCTTGGCCATGCCGTCCACGTCGTAGCGCGCCGCCAGCAGCTTCTCGCGCTCGGGGGTGTCGATGCCGAAATAGCACGAATGGGTGGTCGGCGGGCTGGAGATGCGCATGTGCACCTCGGTGGCGCCGGCCTGGCGCACCATTTCGACGATCTTGCGGCTGGTGGTGCCGCGCACGATGGAATCGTCGACCAGGATGACGCGCTTGCCGGCCAGGGAGGCCCGGTTGGCGTTGTGCTTCATCTTGACGCCGGTATTGCGGATGTTGTCCGTGGGCTGGATGAAGGTCCGGCCCACATAATGGTTGCGGATGATCCCCAGCTCGAAGGGAATACCCGCCTCGGCCGCGAAGCCGATGGCCGCCGGCACGCCGGAATCGGGCACCGGCACCACCACGTCGGCGTCCACCTGGCTTTCGCGGGCCAGTTCGCTGCCGATCCGCTTGCGCGCCTCGTAGACGCTTGTGCCCTCCACCACCGAATCGGGGCGGGCGAAGTAGATGTATTCGAAGATGCACAGGCGCGACGGGCGCTTGGTGAACGGCTTGACCGAGCGGATGCCGTCGGCGGTCAGCACCACGATCTCGCCCGGCTCCACGTCGCGGACGAATTCGGCGCCGATGATGTCGAGGGCACAGGATTCCGAGGCTAGGATCCACGCCTTGTCCAGCCGGCCCAGGCAGAGCGGCCGGATGCCCAGCGGATCACGCACCCCGAACACCGCGTTGGTGGTGGCGGCCACCAGGGAATAGGCGCCCTCGATCTGACGCAGCGCGTCGATCATCCGGTCCTCGACCGTGGAATACAGGCTGATGGCGATCAGGTGGATGATCACCTCGGTGTCGGTGGTCGACTGGAACAGGCAGCCGCGCCGCACCAACTGGCGGCGCAGCGCCATGGCATTGGTCAGGTTGCCGTTGTGGCCCAGCGCCAGACCGCCGAACTCCATCTCTGCGAACAGCGGCTGCACATTGCGCAGCAGGGTCTCGCCCGTGGTGGAATAGCGCACATGGCCCACCGCCATGGAGCCCTTCAGCTTGCGGATGACCGTCTCGGACCCGAAATTGTCCTCCACATGACCCAGGCCGCGGTGGTTGTGGAACTGGGTGCCGTCATAGGAGACGATGCCCGCCGCCTCCTGGCCGCGATGCTGCAGGGCGTGCAGGCCCAGGGCCACGTGGGCGGCGGCTTCCGGATGGCCGAAAATGCCGAACACGCCGCATTCCTCGCGGAGATGGTCGTCGTCGAAGGGGTGGGTGGTCAGCATGGGATTGTGTCCTGGATTCGGTGCGGGGGGCGTCGGGACGGGGAATTACTGATTGGTGCGGATCAACCGCTCCATCTGGGTGCGGCTTTCGCCGTCATAGGCCTGGTCAGGCTTTCCCGCAGGCTTGCCGTCGGCCTTGACCGGGGTCTTGCCATCGGAAGCCGGGCGGGCGCCGGGGGCGGCCGGCTGCGGCGAAATGAATTTCTGGAAGGTCTTTTCCGCTTCCATCAACTGGCGGGCCTCGGACGAGGCGTCCTTGGCCTTGCTCTCGGCCTTGCCCAGGCCCTCGGGCGCCAGATTTTGCAGCGTCGCGGCGCCGCGCATCAGCCACGGGCGCGAGCGGCTTTGGGCCAGCCAGTCGGGCTGTTGTTCCGGGCTGTCGAACAGCCAGGCCGCCGACATATAAGCCAGGGAAACCAGCACCGCGCCGCGCGCCAGACCGAAGACGAAGCCCAGCGACGAATCCACCGAATTGAGCGCGCTCTTTCGCACGGTGTCGGAGACCCGCTTGGTCAGCAGGGACAGGATCAGCAGGGTCACCAGGAACAGGGCGGCGCCGGCGGCGATGTCGGCCACGATGGCCGTGCCGATCTGGGCCCGGAAGAAGGGCTGGGCATGGGGAAAGCCATACAGCGCCGCGAAGACGGCGCCCACCCAGGAGGTGATGGACAGCACTTCCTGGACGAAGCCGCGCAGGAAGGCGAAGCCCGCCGAGCCGAGCAACACCACGGCGACAATAACGTCGACGGCGGTGACGTTGAGGTTCCCCATGGCCTCTTCCAGTTAGGGTGGTCACTCGTGCCGGAACAGCCCCAGCACGTCCTGCAAATGGCCTATGGAGCGGATAGCCAGGGGCGACCCCGCGCCCGCAGCCCCTCCGCCCTTGTCCTTGCGCGGCCGGGCCGGCACCAGCGCCTGGGCGAAGCCGAGCTTGGCGGCTTCCTTCAGGCGGGTATCGGCCTGGGCCACCGCCCGGACCTCGCCGGACAGCCCGATCTCGCCGAACACGACCATGTCGGCGGGAACGGGCACGTCGGACGCGGACGACACCAGGGCCGCGGCGACGGCAAGGTCGGCGGCCGGCTCGGCGATCCGCAATCCTCCGGCGACGTTCAAATAAACGTCATTGCCCGACAAAGCAAGCCCACAGCGGGCATCAAGCACCGCCAGCACCATGGACAGGCGGTTGGTATCCCAGCCGACCACGGCCCGGCGCGGCGAAGACAGTGAACTTGGCGCCACAAGGGCCTGGATTTCCACCAGCATGGGGCGTGTCCCTTCCATGCCGGCGAAGACGCAAGAGCCCGAGACGTTGCCCCGCCGCTCGGCCAGGAACAGGGCGGATGGGTTGGCCACTTCCGACAGCCCGCCCTCGGTCATCTCGAACACCCCGATCTCGTCGGTGGCGCCGAAGCGGTTCTTGACGGCGCGCAGGATGCGGAACTGATGGCCCCGGTCGCCCTCGAAATACAGCACGGTGTCGACCATGTGCTCCAGCACGCGCGGGCCGGCGATGGTGCCTTCCTTGGTGACGTGGCCGACCAGGAACAGCACGAAGCCCCGCCGCTTGGCCAGCCGGATCAACTCGGCGGCGCAGGCGCGCACCTGGGAGACGGTGCCGGGGGCCGATTCGATGTTGTCGGCATAGACGGTCTGAATGGAATCGATCACCACCACCTGGGGGGCGTCGGGCTGGTCCAGCGACGCGATGATGTCGCGCAACGACCCGGCCGAGGCCAGGGCGACGGTGGCCTTGGCATACCCTAACCGGGCGGCGCGCATGCGCACCTGATCCACCGCCTCCTCGCCCGAGATATAGGCGACCGAGATCTGGGACGACAGCCGGGCCGTGGCCTGGAGCAAGAGAGTGGACTTACCGATGCCGGGATCGCCGCCCACCAGCAGGCACGAGCCGGGCACCAGCCCGCCGCCGCACACGCGGTCCAGTTCGCCGATGCCGGTCAGCCAGCGGGCCAGCGGTGCCGCCGAGCCTTCGAGGCCGACGAATTCGATGCGCTTGCCCTTGCCCGCCGTCAGGCCCTTGGGCACCTCTTCGCGCGCCGCCTCCTCGGTGATGGAGTTCCAGGCGCCGCAGGCTTCGCACTTGCCCGCCCATTTGCGGGTGACGGCACCGCATTCCTGGCAGACGAACTGGGAGGATGGGGACTTGGCCAAGGGGCGGGCTACTCGACAAGGCGGTTGGAGGCGCAGTCTATCACGAGAACATTGCGGCAACCAGAGGGATGCTGATCCTTCCGCCTATTTGCGGTTGGCGCAACTGGGGAACGGCGGAGCCTCTCCCGCCACCTTGGCGCACAGCTTGATGGGCGAGAGTGCCTTGAAGCGGCCGGTCCACTTGGCTTCGTCGAAGGCGATGGGGGTCTTGGAGGCTGCGCTCCGTTCCGCCCATTGCAGGGTGTAGTAATCGGCCTGGCCCTTGATGACGATCACCAGCGCCGTTTCGCTGAAGGGCTTGCCGCTGGCGTCGGCGGTGCCGCAACTGACCACCAGGGCGAAGGCGTCGTGTCCGCTCAGCTTGATCTCGCCGAAACTGGTCCCCTGGAAGCTGGTGGGACAGGCCTGCTGGAAGCCGCCGCCGATGCGCAGGGCCAGGGCCTGGGGCGTGGCGTTGGGATTGGCCGCCAGTCCCTTGATGCCGGTCAGGGTGATCATCTGGGTCCAGGACTGAGCCGTCTGGCCGCTGAGCACCAGTTCCTGGATGTACTGGTCGGCATTGGAATTCTCGGCCGCCGGCACGAAATTGCCGGGAACGGAGTAACCCACCAACTGGCTGAAAACGGGCGTGACCACCTGCATGGTCTCGGGGGCCGGGGCTGCGGTCACCGTCCCGGCCAGCAGCATGGCGCCCAGCGTCAAGCCGGCGCGCCGGCTGAACCGCACGAATCCCCTCATGATTGTCCCCTTCCCCCAGTTAGGGCAACAATCCTACAGAATTTCCGTTCTATGGCAATGGTCCAGGGGGCTACGCCCTGAGCTCCATGGTGATCGGTCCCACGGCGCGGCCGTGGATGAACTGATCCACGTATTCGTTGCCGGAATGGTCGATGTCCTTGGCCGGGCCGACCCAGATCAGGCGGCCCTTGTACAGCATGGCGATGCGGTCGGAGATCTTGCGGGCCGAGGCCATGTCGTGGGTGATGCTGAGCGCCGTGGCGCCCACTTCCTTGCAGCACTTGACGATCAGATCGTTGATCACGTCGGCCATGATGGGATCGAGGCCGGTGGTGGGCTCGTCGAAGAAGATGATTTCCGGGTTGGTGGCGATGGCGCGGGCCAAAGACACGCGCTTTTGCATGCCGCCCGACAGCTCCGACGGCGACAGCTCGCCGGTGGAGGCGGCAAGGCCCACCTGAGCCAGCTTCTCGATGGCGATGTCGCGGGCCTTGGCGCGCTCCATCTTCTGGCCCTGGATCAGGCCGAAGGCCACGTTCTCCCACACCTTGAGCGAGTCGAACAGCGCACCGCCCTGGAACAGCATGCCGAACTTTTTCATGATCCGGTCGCGGTCCTTGGGCCCCATGCCGACCACGTCCTCGCCGTCGATGCGGATGGAGCCGCTCTCGGGGCGCAGCAGGCCCAGGATGCATTTCAGCATCACCGACTTGCCGGTGCCCGATCCGCCGATCACCACCACGGATTCACCCCTGGCGACGCTGAGGTCGATGCCGTCCAGCACCACCTTGGGGCCGAAGGCCTTGTGCACGCCCGTCAGTTCGATCTTCGGCACGCTGGTCATGGTCATTTCCCGAAGAACATGGCGGTGATGACGTAGTTGAACACCAGGATCATGATGGCCGCCGACACCACCGCGTTGGTGGTGGCCGCGCCGACGCCCTGGGCGCCGCCCTTGGAGTAATAGCCGTTGTAGCAGCCCATGAGCGTGATCAGGAAGCCGAACACGGCGGCCTTGGTCAGGCCCGAGATCACATCCAGCGGCTCGAGGAATTCCCAGGTGCGGGCGATATAGGTGGCCGAGTTGAAGCCCAGCTTGTAGACGCCGACGATATAGCCGCCGAACACGCCGATGATGTCGGCGATCAGCACCAGGAAGGGCAGCATCAGGGTGCCGGCCAGGATGCGCGGCGCCACCAGATACTTGAAGGGATTGGTCGACAGCGTGGTCAGGGCATCGATCTGCTCGGTGACGCGCATGGTGCCGATCTCGGCGGCCATGGAGGCGCCGATGCGCCCCGCCACCATCAGCCCGGCCAGCACCGGGGCCAGTTCGCGGGTCACCGAGAGGACCACCACCGTGGCCACGGCGCCCTCGGCGGCAAAGCGCGAGAAGCCGGAATAGGATTGCAGCGCCAGCACCATGCCGGTGAATACGGCGGTCAGGCCGACCACGGGCAGCGAGAAATACCCGATCTCGATGAACTCGCGCAGGATCAGCCGGGGATAGAAGGGCGGGCGGACGGTGTGCGACACCGCCATGGCGGTAAAGGCCGACAGCCGGCCCACATGGGCGAGAAACGCCAGAAAGACCCGGCCGACGGGAGCGAGAACATTGCTCATGAGGCGGCGCCCTCGGTGCCGATCCAGCGACGGAGATGGCGGCGTCCCAGGGCGGTCAGAACCTCGTAGCCGATGGTGTCGGCCTCGGCGGCCAAATGGTCGGGGCCGTAACCGGGGCCGATCAACTGGATCAACCCGCCGGGATGGGCGCTCTCCACCGGGACGTCGGTGACGTCGAAGGTGGTCAAATCCATGGAAACCCGTCCGACCACCGGCACCTTCACCCCCCCGATCATGCCATGTCCGCGATTGGAGAGGGACCGGAACCAGCCATCGGCATAGCCGACGGCCACGATGGCCAGCCGCCGCTTCCCCTCGACGCGGTGGGTGGCACCATAGCCAACGGTCTGGGGGCTGTCAACGTCACGGACCTGGACGATTTTTCCTTCCAGTTTAATCACTTGGCTCATGGGATTGGGGCGGCCCGGCATGGGATTGAGCCCGTAGAGGGCCGCGCCGGGCCGCACCATTCCAAGATGAAAGCCCCGGCCCAGGAAAATGCCCGACGACGCGGCGATGGACTGGGGCAGGGCGGGCAGATGCGAGGCCAGCCGACGCAGGGTGGTTAACTGGCGGGCGTTCATGGGCGAATCGCTGTCGTCGGCGCAGGCCAGATGGCTCATCACCAGAATGGGGCGCATGGCGGCCAGGATCTCCGGCTTGGCGGCCAGACGCTCCAACTCCGGCTCGGACAGGCCCAGGCGGCTCATGCCGGTGTCGATATGGATGGCCACGGCGGGGGCGCCGCTGCCCTTCTTGGCGAAGCTGGCCCAGCCGGTCATCTGGGACAGGGAGTTCAGGACGGGGATCAGTCCGTGGGCGGCGAACTCGGCCTCGTCACCGCCCATAGGCCCGCTGAGCACGTGAATCATGGCCCCCGGCAGCAGGCGGCGCAACGCGATGCCTTCATTGACGCAGGCGACGAAGAACGAACGGCAGCCGGCGGCGAACAGGGCGGGGGCGATGCGGTCCATCCCCAAGCCGTAGCAGTCGGCCTTGACCACGGCGGAGGCCTCGGCAGGGGCCACCAGGGCGGACAGCCGTTTCCAGTTGGCGACGATGGCCGCCACGTCGATGGTCAGCAGGGCGGTGGCGCGGGCAAGATCGGTCATGGTCCGTCCAGGCAAAGGGGAGAGCGCACCATCCCTCTCTTCGCTCGGGAAAACAAGTCCCTGTTCAGCGAAGGCGCAAGTAGCGGCGCAGTTGCCAGACGCCCAGCCCGGCACAGGCCGCTCCGGCCAAGGCGATGACACCGGCGACGGCGCCCAGGATCAGGCTGATGCTGACATCCGCCGACCGGGAGCCGGTGGCGTCCAATCCGATGGCGAGGGCCTGCCGAATCAGGTCGATGGCGGGACGGCCCGCGATCCACGCGGTCGGCAAGCCGATGGTCAGGAGAATGATGGCCTGGGCCAGGGTCAGGCGCGGCGACGGCGCTCCGATCCTGGGGAGGCTCTGCCGCAAGGCCAGGGTACGGCGCAGGCCGTAGCGGAATTTCCAACTGCCGGAGAAGGCGGGCAGGGTCGGATGATGGCGCAGCAAGGCGGCGATGGCCTGCTCGGGCAGATCGGGAGCGCGGCGAATGGCGGCGATCCGTTCCGCCTCGGACATGTCCGGGTGCGCCTCTTTCAG
It encodes the following:
- the radA gene encoding DNA repair protein RadA, whose amino-acid sequence is MAKSPSSQFVCQECGAVTRKWAGKCEACGAWNSITEEAAREEVPKGLTAGKGKRIEFVGLEGSAAPLARWLTGIGELDRVCGGGLVPGSCLLVGGDPGIGKSTLLLQATARLSSQISVAYISGEEAVDQVRMRAARLGYAKATVALASAGSLRDIIASLDQPDAPQVVVIDSIQTVYADNIESAPGTVSQVRACAAELIRLAKRRGFVLFLVGHVTKEGTIAGPRVLEHMVDTVLYFEGDRGHQFRILRAVKNRFGATDEIGVFEMTEGGLSEVANPSALFLAERRGNVSGSCVFAGMEGTRPMLVEIQALVAPSSLSSPRRAVVGWDTNRLSMVLAVLDARCGLALSGNDVYLNVAGGLRIAEPAADLAVAAALVSSASDVPVPADMVVFGEIGLSGEVRAVAQADTRLKEAAKLGFAQALVPARPRKDKGGGAAGAGSPLAIRSIGHLQDVLGLFRHE
- a CDS encoding ABC transporter ATP-binding protein, whose protein sequence is MTSVPKIELTGVHKAFGPKVVLDGIDLSVARGESVVVIGGSGTGKSVMLKCILGLLRPESGSIRIDGEDVVGMGPKDRDRIMKKFGMLFQGGALFDSLKVWENVAFGLIQGQKMERAKARDIAIEKLAQVGLAASTGELSPSELSGGMQKRVSLARAIATNPEIIFFDEPTTGLDPIMADVINDLIVKCCKEVGATALSITHDMASARKISDRIAMLYKGRLIWVGPAKDIDHSGNEYVDQFIHGRAVGPITMELRA
- a CDS encoding MlaE family ABC transporter permease encodes the protein MSNVLAPVGRVFLAFLAHVGRLSAFTAMAVSHTVRPPFYPRLILREFIEIGYFSLPVVGLTAVFTGMVLALQSYSGFSRFAAEGAVATVVVLSVTRELAPVLAGLMVAGRIGASMAAEIGTMRVTEQIDALTTLSTNPFKYLVAPRILAGTLMLPFLVLIADIIGVFGGYIVGVYKLGFNSATYIARTWEFLEPLDVISGLTKAAVFGFLITLMGCYNGYYSKGGAQGVGAATTNAVVSAAIMILVFNYVITAMFFGK
- the alr gene encoding alanine racemase, whose protein sequence is MTDLARATALLTIDVAAIVANWKRLSALVAPAEASAVVKADCYGLGMDRIAPALFAAGCRSFFVACVNEGIALRRLLPGAMIHVLSGPMGGDEAEFAAHGLIPVLNSLSQMTGWASFAKKGSGAPAVAIHIDTGMSRLGLSEPELERLAAKPEILAAMRPILVMSHLACADDSDSPMNARQLTTLRRLASHLPALPQSIAASSGIFLGRGFHLGMVRPGAALYGLNPMPGRPNPMSQVIKLEGKIVQVRDVDSPQTVGYGATHRVEGKRRLAIVAVGYADGWFRSLSNRGHGMIGGVKVPVVGRVSMDLTTFDVTDVPVESAHPGGLIQLIGPGYGPDHLAAEADTIGYEVLTALGRRHLRRWIGTEGAAS